A window from Cryptomeria japonica chromosome 1, Sugi_1.0, whole genome shotgun sequence encodes these proteins:
- the LOC131040642 gene encoding cytochrome P450 720B2-like yields the protein MSLDFMKRPIGFEDDGSLVAPIGDAVNVQEQRGEVKKVPPTSKGLPFLGHTLLWFYYMAKPDPLAFLHKYILPYGEIVTCNMFGKPTVVSVDPEFNKFVLQNEGRLFKATYFKSIYDLMGKFSMISVTGDLHRQLHGTAINLLSNEKLRRNFMPAIQVVFKQTMVKWEAKEILLQPECKRLLLNVMAKHLLNVSGDEETDELCSLMTEFINGIISVPVEMLGCAYPKALRARRILNDKFYKLMDERKINPCEDLLSKLVNEENLPKEIMADFLLILLGASYETATRTMTLAIHFLSHSNEALVQLMEEHETIQKHKGDEELQWEDYKKMKFTQCYFYYLLLANFIGHETAAKSTLCVGKFPEINLVINEVLRLSGICVGLIRETTENVIAKGGYVIPKGWGVMTFFLSVHLNGKFYNDPLKFNPWRWQANDKEELLWKNYDMLFSPFGGGRRLCPGADLARMSISFFLHYFVTKFRWEIVKEGRITFFPIPHLKGDFSVHLFAKRTTSVE from the exons ATGAGTCTTGACTTTATGAAGCGCCCCATTGGTTTTGAGGATGATGGCTCGTTGGTTGCACCAATTGGTGATGCAGTGAATGTCCAGGAACAAAGA GGAGAGGTGAAGAAGGTGCCTCCTACTTCTAAGGGTTTGCCTTTTCTTGGTCACACACTGTTATGGTTCTATTACATGGCCAAGCCTGACCCACTTGCATTTCTTCACAAATACATACTTCC GTATGGTGAAATTGTTACATGCAATATGTTTGGAAAGCCAACAGTGGTGTCTGTGGATCCTGAATTCAACAAGTTTGTTTTGCAAAACGAAGGAAGATTGTTTAAAGCAACTTACTTTAAATCGATTTATGATCTAATGGGTAAGTTTAGCATGATATCAGTGACAGGAGATCTGCACAGGCAACTCCATGGAACTGCTATTAACTTACTCAGCAATGAAAAGTTGAGAAGAAATTTCATGCCTGCCATTCAAGTTGTATTCAAGCAAACCATGGTAAAGTGGGAAGCAAAAGAAATACTTCTTCAACCAGAGTGCAAGAGG TTACTTTTGAATGTGATGGCCAAGCACTTGCTCAATGTGTCAGGAGATGAAGAAACAGATGAGCTGTGCAGCCTCATGACAGAGTTCATAAATGGAATTATTTCAGTTCCAGTAGAGATGTTAGGTTGTGCTTATCCAAAAGCATTGAGGGCCAGAAGGATTTTGAATGACAAGTTCTACAAGCTCATGGATGAAAGGAAGATAAATCCTTGTGAAGATTTGCTATCTAAGCTTGTAAACGAGGAGAATCTTCCAAAGGAGATTATGGCTGATTTTCTTCTTATTTTACTGGGTGCAAGCTATGAGACTGCAACTAGAACAATGACTCTAGCTATTCATTTTCTTTCCCACTCAAATGAAGCCTTAGTCCAGCTCATG GAGGAGCATGAAACAATCCAAAAACACAAAGGAGATGAGGAACTTCAGTGGGAAGACTATAAAAAGATGAAGTTCACACAATGT TATTTTTATTACTTACTTCTCGCCAACTTCATTGGTCATGAGACGGCAGCCAAAAGCACCTTATGCGTGGGGAAGTTTCCAGagataaatttg GTTATAAACGAAGTTCTTAGACTGTCAGGCATATGTGTGGGCCTTATAAGAGAGACAACGGAAAATGTTATAGCTAAAGGTG GCTATGTGATACCTAAGGGATGGGGAGTGATGACATTTTTTTTGTCTGTCCATTTGAATGGAAAATTCTATAACGATCCTCTCAAATTCAATCCCTGGCGTTGGCAAGCAAACGATAAA GAGGAACTTCTATGGAAGAACTATGATATGCTATTTTCTCCATTTGGAGGAGGGAGACGATTATGTCCAGGAGCTGATTTGGCTAGAATGAGCATTTCTTtttttcttcactattttgtaacAAAATTCAG GTGGGAGATTGTCAAAGAGGGGAGGATCACTTTCTTTCCTATTCCTCACCTGAAAGGCGATTTTTCCGTTCATCTCTTTGCCAAGAGGACAACTTCCGTTGAATAA